The proteins below are encoded in one region of Campylobacter sp. CNRCH_2014_0184h:
- a CDS encoding PepSY-like domain-containing protein encodes MKMKLMLAGLVCASSMFADMIVSPSALPQKAQEFLNTHFKGVNVGYVKQDVDSYEVNLVDGTEIDFIINGDWKEVDGKYKGIPTGFIPKEVVAKVQAAQPNAAIVEVDKRINGYKFRTNNMMEIYTDFKGNILGQKFDD; translated from the coding sequence ATGAAAATGAAATTAATGTTAGCTGGTTTAGTTTGTGCAAGTTCTATGTTTGCAGATATGATTGTTAGTCCAAGTGCTTTACCTCAAAAGGCTCAAGAGTTTTTAAACACTCATTTTAAGGGCGTAAATGTAGGTTATGTAAAACAAGACGTGGATTCTTACGAAGTAAATTTGGTTGATGGAACAGAAATTGATTTTATCATTAATGGAGACTGGAAAGAAGTTGATGGTAAATACAAAGGCATTCCAACAGGATTTATCCCAAAAGAAGTTGTTGCAAAAGTACAAGCAGCGCAACCAAATGCAGCTATTGTAGAAGTAGATAAAAGAATTAATGGTTATAAATTCAGAACAAATAATATGATGGAAATTTATACAGATTTTAAAGGTAATATTTTAGGTCAAAAATTTGATGATTAA